The DNA sequence aaactccgccctaacaggccatgaaggcccaacggtactgaccggccgtcgtgtcatcctcagctcagaaGCGTCACtgaatgcgaatatggaggggcatgtggtcgggacaccgctctcctggccgtatgtcagtttacgagaccgaagccgctacttctcagtcaagtatctcCTCGGTTTGTGGGAATAaccaaatacgagggtcactcaatAATTAAAGAGATAAATTTCTCTCAagaaaaaaacgtttatttttacaaaacaataccttttctacttttcaacataataccATCGAACaattatgcacttgttccaatgggctataaccttttttattccggctgcaaagaactctttatcttgatgtttgaaccaatttcccacaaactttttcacgtcctcgttgtcctcgaacctcttcccacgtaatgcctccttcactgcaccaaacaaatggaaatcactcgGTGCTAAATCAGGATTGCAAGGgtaatgaggcagtacttcccagcccattgttTCGTTGGTTTCACGGGGTAGGTGAGCAATATGAGGATGTGCGTTATCTTGTCCTCTGATATCCACGTCGTCTCTCTCTCATGGATGGCTTCACCttttttaaaagcaaatccgagtagtacatgctgttcattgtacgctactcttcgagataatcacaaaaaactggaccttcagcatcccaaaacaccgtcaacatgacttttcctgctggtgcttgggttttgaattttttcttgacaggtaagttggtgtgtttccactccatgcttttttttaaattctggttcgtaacagtgaacccaagtttcatcacaagtcaaaattttgttgaagtgctcaccttctctttaatatcgttcctttagctctgtgcatacTCTCAACCTTGTTTGCCTGTGTAGCCgcatcaactcctttgggacccatcttgcacatcttttgCGGTACTtgagcttgttacagataatgttatgaactgtagaagtactaacttgaaccttatcaaccatCATTTTCTCAGTCACATGGAAGTCGGCACGAATAGTGTcaccaattcgactttcaagtgagggtgATGAAACTGCAACTGGTTGGCCATAACGGTGTTCATCAGTtgctgagtcgcgaccattttttaACTGCTCTAGCCACTCGTAAAAATGTGCACGATTCTTACAactttcaccataaactttagacattctacagtatacactcactggtttctcgccttcagcaagcaAAAAactaacagaacgttgttcaactgatGTGACGTTTGAAGCTGATTCGCCATCTTCAAATGTATTTTTGATGTTATAAACataacaatgttgatacatcagctgatcagggctcatcccagtaatGCCAACGTAaagcaataaaagtaataaactTGCCATGCTAACAGTTCtttcccagaccaatttgtctctttaattgacCCTCGTATATTAAAAAGTGTCTGGTCACAGTTTTTTGTATTAATGGGTTACTGTTGTCAGCATTTGGATCAGAAGAGGTGCAGGAGACTAAAAGAATTAGTGGAAGGTGTCGAACGTACCTTCAGGGTTGCACTGGTCGAGCAGCAGGTCGGGCCAGTTGCAGCTGTGGGTCTTGTCGTCGTAGACGAGGCCGGGCTCGCACGGCGTCTGGTGCGGCACGCCGAAGGCGCATTTGACGTAGGTGGTGCTGCACTGCGCGCTGTCGGGGTAGATGCCGAACTGGTACAGGCAGCCGGGCGTGCTGATCGGTGTGAGGTCGGCCTTGCGCGTGCCGCAGTCCACGGCCCAGTTGTAATTGCAGTGGTTGTGCGCTGCGCCCTTGCCGTCGTACAGCAGCCCGTTCTCGCACTGCTCCAGCGTCACGGTGCCGTTGGTGCACAGGAAGAAGTGGTCGCACAGGTCGGGGTGCGGGTACGTCTGCACGCCCAGCGGCTCCGGGCACGCGGGCACGTGCAGCAGCACGCCCGCCTCCGCTGCAACAGGCAAAGAGCTTACAGTTCCAACTCCTGTCAACATCGCGAGGCATTCGAGGCAAAGCTCTAGCTCTATAGCTTATCGAGTCGATGGGGATTTGGACTGAGGTTCCTTGCAGGAATAGCCACACCGCAAAAAATTTTGTCAGCCCCAGGATATATCACACCAATATAGTGTAACACACCCTCTAAGCTTGATAATGCTCTCAGTCTGCTGAG is a window from the Schistocerca americana isolate TAMUIC-IGC-003095 chromosome X, iqSchAmer2.1, whole genome shotgun sequence genome containing:
- the LOC124555656 gene encoding protein obstructor-E, with product MNAAAVFVAAVALVLGSAEAGVLLHVPACPEPLGVQTYPHPDLCDHFFLCTNGTVTLEQCENGLLYDGKGAAHNHCNYNWAVDCGTRKADLTPISTPGCLYQFGIYPDSAQCSTTYVKCAFGVPHQTPCEPGLVYDDKTHSCNWPDLLLDQCNPEAVVGFKCPTKVPSNTVAAKFWPYPRFPIPGDCGRLITCVNGYPRLISCGEGKVFDESSLTCEEPELVPKCANYLRK